The Chryseobacterium indologenes genomic sequence AGTAAAGATATGAAAGCTTCTGGAGTGGAAGTGAATCGTCTGGATAATCAGATACTAGTACGCTATTTTGATGAAGAGTGGGGAAAAGTTCAGTAGGAAAGACTTTCTTACAACAATAGCATTGGGAACTCTGATGCTTCCTTTTCTGCAATATTGTGGGAAGAAGATAAAATCCATAATGCTTACCATTACAGGAACCAGCCATGTTCTTGGTCATCGCTTGTGGGCTAAAGATTTTCCACAAGTTTCAGAAGTTATCCACAAAAAATATCTTATCGTGGGTGGTGGTATTTCGGGACTAGCGGCATCCAGATTTTTCCATCAGCATCTTGAAACTGATTTTCTTCTGTTGGAAATGGAAAATCATTTGGGTGGAAACTCATCAAACGGACAAAATAAATATTCAAAATTTCCCTTAGGAGCCCATTATCTTCCATTACCCAATAAAGAAAATGAAGAGATTATTGACTTTTTAAAAGAATGCGGGATATATTATGGCGATGATGAAAACGGAGAACCAATACTGGATGAATATCAGATGACCTTCCCACAGCAGGAAAGATTGTTTTTCAGAAATTCCTGGCAGAATGATATTGTCCCTCAAAAAGGAATCTCATCGGCGACACAAAAGGAAATGGAGCGTTTCTTTAAAACGATGGAAAATTTTAAACAAAAAAAAGATCACCTCGGAAAATATTGGTTTGCTATTCCTGTTCATGATTCTAGTAGAGGAGATGAGGTGGTACAGCTGGAAAAAATCTTTTTTAAAGACTGGCTGAAGGAAAATAAATATCAGTCCGAAGAACTTCTCTGGTTGCTGGATTATTCCTGCAGAGATGATTACGGATTGGGAATAGATTATGTTTCTGCCTGGGCAGGTATTCATTATTTTGCCGGAAGAAAGAACAACTGGAGCAAAATTTATAAAGACAAAGTATTTACGTGGCCGGAAGGTAATGCAAGACTGACAAAACATTTATCAAAATATGCTGAGGGGAAAAGTCTTTCCGGGCATTTGGTTTTTGATATTAAAATAGATGATAAGGTAGAAGTACAATGTTTTGATAGTGTTCAACAGAAGACAAAAAAAATTATTGCTGAAAAAGTACTGTTTGCGACTCCTCAATTTGTCAACGAAAGAATATTTAATCACAAAAAAGCAGAGTCCTTCCAATATGTTCCATGGCTGCTGACAACCATTACTCTCAAAAATGAATTTGGAGGAGATGAAGAGCTGGCATGGGACAATGTGATATATGGATCGTCAGGATTAGGTTATATTTATGATCAGCATCAAAATATCAATCAGATTACCGGTGAAAAAGTGATTACGTATTACAAAAGCTTTTCAACTGATAACTGTAAAAAAGCCCGTAAACACTTATATTCTATGAGGGAGGATGATATGAAAACTTTAGTTTTAAATGACTTAAAGAAAGCGCATCCATTGATAGAAGATTTTATTCTGGAAATGCAATTTCACAAAATAGGACATGCTATGATTTCGCCTGTTCCCAATCAGATCTTTGGAGAAGAAGCTCAAGCAGCTAAAGAACGGATGGACGGTAAAGTATTTTTTGCCCATTCCGATCTTTCAGGAATCTCTATTTTTGAAGAAGCTTTTTATCAGGGAATACGAACGGCAAAAGAGATGTTGTAAAACTTATTGATAAAGAATATGAAACAACCCTGGATACATAATGCAAAAACTGATTGGTGGTTTATTCTATCCCCACCATTTCTTGTCCTGTTGATTATTTTTCTTTTTCAGAAGCAGATTCACGAGCTTGAAAAAACGTATTCTTTTTACACTTGGCTGTTGCTGATAGTTTTTGTGGATGTAGCTCATGTATATTCCACTTTATTTAAGACCTATTTTGTAAAAGCAGAAGTACAGAAAAGAAAACTGTTGTATTATGGTATTCCTCTTCTAAGTCTGGGATTGGGTATCCTTTTATTTCAGTTCGGAGATTTGGTATTCTGGTCTGTGCTTGCCTTCATTGCTGTATTTCATTTTATTCGGCAGCAATATGGTTTCGTAAGAGTATATGCGAGATTTGAACCTGGTAACTGGAGTAAAAAAACAGATGAAATAGCCGTATATGCTGCTACAATTTTTCCCATGTTGTATTGGTTTAAAACGCCACGTTCTTTTACTTGGTTTGTGAACAGCGAATTTGACTGGTTCAAAAAGTTACCTGACTATCTTGGTGTAGTCACTGGTCTATATATCTTGATACTGGTCGTCTGGATCATAAAAATAATAATGGAAGGAGTAAAAACAAGAAATATTAATATTCCTAAAATTACCCTTATTGCCGGAACCTACTTTTCATGGTATTTCGGGATTGTTTACTTTAATAATGATCTCCTTTTCACTCTTCTGAATGTAGTTTCCCATGGTATTCCCTATATCGCATTGATTTATATCCGTGAAATTAAACAGAAAGACTGCTCACTTTTCTGGTTGCCTGCGCTGAGGTCTGCTTCCGGGATATTCATATTCATCGGAATTATCCTGTTATTTGCATTACTCGAAGAATTCCTATGGGAAACATTGGTGTGGAATGAACATTTCTCACTAAACTTATATATTTCCGAAAATCTATTGGCATTTTTGATTCCTTTGCTGACTGTTCCGCAGTTTACTCATTATCTTCTGGATGGCTTTATCTGGAGAAAACCCAAAAAAGTTAGCTAACTTTGCCTTAATCTTTAAAATCTAAAAATGAGACAATACTTTCTGTCAATAGCTATTTTCCTTGGAATTGTAATAGGTGCCCAGCAGAAGACATTCTGTAATCCCATCAATATTGATTATGGCTATACGCCGTTTGAAGCCTTTTCGAAACAAGGAAAACATCGTGCTACAGCAGATCCGGTAATTGTTAATTTTAAAAATAAACTTTTCCTTTTCTCCACCAACCAGGAGGGATATTGGTATAGTGATGATATGCTGGACTGGAAATTTGTCAAAAGAAAATTTCTAAGAGATAATAAATATATTCACGATCTTAATGCTCCGGCTGTCTGGGCCATGAAAGATACATTGTATGTTTTCGGTTCAACATGGGAGCAGGATTTCCCGATCTGGAAAAGTACAAATCCTACTAAAGACGATTGGAAAATTGCCGTGGATACCTTAAAAGTAGGTGCCTGGGATCCGGCGTTCCATTATGATGAAGATAAAAATAAACTTTATCTCTATTGGGGATCCAGCAATGAATGGCCGCTATTGGGAACTGAAGTCAAAGTAAAGACTCTTCAGTCAGAAGGTTTTGTAAAGCCTATCCTCAGATTAAAACCGGAAGACCATGGTTGGGAAAGATTTGGGGAGTACAATGATAATGTTTTTCTGCAGCCTTTTGTAGAAGGAGCATGGATGACAAAGCATAACGGAAAATATTATATGCAGTACGGAGCTCCAGCCACGGAATTCAGTGGGTATTCGGATGGAGTATATGTGAGTAAAAGTCCTTTGGAAGGCTTCGAATATCAGCAGCACAACCCTTTTTCATACAAACCGGGAGGTTTTGCCAGAGGAGCAGGGCACGGTGCTACTTTTGAGGATAACTTTAAAAACTGGTGGCACGTTTCCACTATTTTTATTTCCACCAAAAATAATTTTGAAAGAAGACTTGGAATCTGGCCGGCTGGTTTTGATAAAGATGACATAATGTATTGCAACACAGCGTATGGAGATTATCCTACCTACCTTCCCCAATATGCACAAGGAAAGGATTTTAGCAAAGGACTTTTTGCCGGATGGATGTTACTGAACTATAACAAACCCGTGCAGGTTTCTTCTACATTGGGAAGTTACCAGCCCAATTTTGCAGTAGATGAAGATATTAAAACTTACTGGAGCGCAAAAACCGGAAACACCGGAGAATGGTTCCAGACTGATCTTGGGGAGACTTCAACGATCAATGCCATTCAGATCAACTATGCAGATCAGGATGCTGAGTTTATGGGGAAAACTTCAGGAAAAATGCATCAGTACAAAATCTACGGATTTGATGACGGTAAAAAATGGAAAGTCTTAGTAGATAAAAGTAAAAATACCAAAGATGTTCCGCATGATTATATCGAACTGGAAAAGCCAGCCTCCGCAAGATTTCTTAAGATGGAAAATCTGAAAATGCCTACCGGAAAATTTGCCTTAAGCGGCTTCAGGGTATTTGGAAAGGGAGCAGGAGAACAACCTAAGAAGGTTGAAGGCTTTGTTCCGTTAAGAGCCGATCCTAAAAAATATGGTGAAAGAAGAAGTATATGGATGAAATGGC encodes the following:
- a CDS encoding NAD(P)/FAD-dependent oxidoreductase, with translation MKSGEKFSRKDFLTTIALGTLMLPFLQYCGKKIKSIMLTITGTSHVLGHRLWAKDFPQVSEVIHKKYLIVGGGISGLAASRFFHQHLETDFLLLEMENHLGGNSSNGQNKYSKFPLGAHYLPLPNKENEEIIDFLKECGIYYGDDENGEPILDEYQMTFPQQERLFFRNSWQNDIVPQKGISSATQKEMERFFKTMENFKQKKDHLGKYWFAIPVHDSSRGDEVVQLEKIFFKDWLKENKYQSEELLWLLDYSCRDDYGLGIDYVSAWAGIHYFAGRKNNWSKIYKDKVFTWPEGNARLTKHLSKYAEGKSLSGHLVFDIKIDDKVEVQCFDSVQQKTKKIIAEKVLFATPQFVNERIFNHKKAESFQYVPWLLTTITLKNEFGGDEELAWDNVIYGSSGLGYIYDQHQNINQITGEKVITYYKSFSTDNCKKARKHLYSMREDDMKTLVLNDLKKAHPLIEDFILEMQFHKIGHAMISPVPNQIFGEEAQAAKERMDGKVFFAHSDLSGISIFEEAFYQGIRTAKEML
- a CDS encoding discoidin domain-containing protein, with the translated sequence MRQYFLSIAIFLGIVIGAQQKTFCNPINIDYGYTPFEAFSKQGKHRATADPVIVNFKNKLFLFSTNQEGYWYSDDMLDWKFVKRKFLRDNKYIHDLNAPAVWAMKDTLYVFGSTWEQDFPIWKSTNPTKDDWKIAVDTLKVGAWDPAFHYDEDKNKLYLYWGSSNEWPLLGTEVKVKTLQSEGFVKPILRLKPEDHGWERFGEYNDNVFLQPFVEGAWMTKHNGKYYMQYGAPATEFSGYSDGVYVSKSPLEGFEYQQHNPFSYKPGGFARGAGHGATFEDNFKNWWHVSTIFISTKNNFERRLGIWPAGFDKDDIMYCNTAYGDYPTYLPQYAQGKDFSKGLFAGWMLLNYNKPVQVSSTLGSYQPNFAVDEDIKTYWSAKTGNTGEWFQTDLGETSTINAIQINYADQDAEFMGKTSGKMHQYKIYGFDDGKKWKVLVDKSKNTKDVPHDYIELEKPASARFLKMENLKMPTGKFALSGFRVFGKGAGEQPKKVEGFVPLRADPKKYGERRSIWMKWQQNTEADGYVIYWGKSPDKLYGSIMVYGKNEYFFTGADRADAYYFQIEAFNANGMSERTEVFRSE